From the genome of Papaver somniferum cultivar HN1 chromosome 2, ASM357369v1, whole genome shotgun sequence, one region includes:
- the LOC113352154 gene encoding uncharacterized protein LOC113352154, translated as MLLACHTTEEQPQLKWYLDTDCSNHMCGRKDLFERLDESVRSTVKFGNNSTIPVMEKGRIGIILKNGSKAYIMDLYYVPGLPFREVPESRCENCIFGKKHRDPFSVNKARKADQHLEIVHSDLCGPIESDAFQAFRSFKAYAERQIGKSIKILRTDRVDTAVYLLNRCPTNCLNNITPEEAWRGVRPSVRHLKIFGCIAYAHVPKELRKELDDKSEKCILVGYSSVTKGYRLYNPEAGKLFTSRDVIFNEDSKWNWNNGSTTNVDPYNNGSTRDVDSRNIGSTRNVDPPAAVRTIPVEV; from the exons aTGCTACTTGCATGTCATACAACAGAAGAACAACCTCAACTTAAGTGGTATCTGGATACAGATTGCAGCAATCATATGTGTGGAAGAAAAGATTTGTTTGAAAGACTGGATGAGTCTGTAAGATCTACAGTAAAATTTGGAAACAACTCAACAATTCCAGTTATGGAAAAAGGAAGAATAGGGATTATTCTTAAGAATGGTTCTAAAGCATACATCATGGATTTATATTACGTTCCAG GTTTACCTTTCAGAGAGGTACCAGAATCAAGATGTGAAAATTGTATCTTTGGCAAGAAGCACAGAGATCCATTCTCAGTCAACAAAGCTAGAAAAGCTGATCAACATTTGGAGATTGTTCATAGTGATCTGTGTGGTCCTATTGAA agTGATGCATTTCAAGCTTTTAGAAGTTTCAAAGCTTATGCTGAGAGACAAATTGGTAAGAGTATCAAGATCTTGAGAACTGATAGAG TTGACACAGCTGTGTATTTACTCAACAGATGTCCTACAAATTGTTTGAACAACATAACACCAGAAGAAGCTTGGAGAGGTGtaagaccaagtgtaagacatctgaAAATTTTTGGGTGTattgcatatgcacatgtacCCAAAGAACTAAGAAAGGAATTGGATGACAAGAGTGAGAAGTGTATCCTTGTTGGTTATAGTTCagtaaccaaaggatatagaTTATACAACCCAGAAGCAGGAAAATTGTTTACAAGTAGAGATGTGATCTTTAATGAAGATTCAAAATGGAACTGGAATAATGGATCAACAACTAATGTTGATCCATATAATAATGGATCAACAAGGGATGTTGATTCACGTAATATTGGATCAACAAGGAATGTTGATCCACCTGCTGCTGTCAGAACAATTCCAGTTGAAGTTTAA